In Bacilli bacterium, the following are encoded in one genomic region:
- a CDS encoding polysaccharide deacetylase family protein produces the protein MNILTVDVEDYYQTNGLNIPQAQWRNYPGRVERNTGRLLECFERHKAKATFFIVGEVAKRYPALVRDIVQAGHEIGSHTLTHRMLSTLTRESFRADVRASKAVLEDIAGVAVKQFRAPSWSLNAKIYDWLCVLEEEGYSIDSSLQPFYTPLGGSNRAPLAPFRPIIRERQLQLVEFPASVYKWGIARIPFSGGFYLRALPLTLIHLLLKKTRRLRPFMLYIHPWEIDPEQPRLPASLPVQIMQYYGLAKTAAKLEWLLGHYSFAPLGKTVELLLEGGNIPDLAMPVPKGGKEGGPDGFT, from the coding sequence TTGAACATATTGACTGTTGACGTAGAAGATTATTATCAGACAAACGGACTCAATATTCCGCAGGCGCAGTGGCGGAACTACCCCGGCAGAGTCGAAAGAAACACAGGCCGGTTGCTGGAATGTTTTGAGCGGCACAAGGCCAAGGCGACGTTTTTTATCGTGGGCGAAGTCGCCAAACGTTACCCGGCGCTCGTGCGCGACATTGTGCAAGCGGGGCATGAAATCGGCTCGCATACGCTTACGCATCGGATGCTGTCTACGTTAACGCGCGAATCTTTCCGCGCGGACGTACGCGCTTCGAAAGCGGTGCTGGAGGATATCGCCGGCGTAGCCGTGAAGCAATTTCGCGCTCCTTCCTGGTCGCTTAACGCAAAGATTTACGATTGGCTGTGCGTGCTGGAGGAAGAAGGTTACAGTATTGATTCCAGCTTGCAACCTTTTTATACGCCGCTCGGCGGCTCCAATAGGGCGCCGCTTGCGCCGTTTCGCCCGATTATTCGCGAACGCCAGCTGCAATTGGTCGAGTTTCCCGCCTCCGTCTATAAATGGGGAATCGCGCGCATTCCGTTTTCCGGCGGATTTTATTTGCGCGCGCTGCCGCTAACGCTGATTCATTTGCTGCTGAAGAAGACGCGCAGGTTACGGCCCTTCATGCTATATATTCATCCCTGGGAAATCGACCCGGAGCAACCGAGGCTGCCCGCCTCGCTGCCGGTTCAAATCATGCAATATTACGGCCTGGCCAAAACGGCGGCGAAATTGGAATGGTTGCTCGGGCATTATTCCTTTGCGCCGTTGGGAAAAACGGTGGAGCTTTTGCTTGAAGGCGGGAACATACCGGATTTGGCCATGCCTGTGCCGAAAGGCGGAAAAGAGGGTGGACCGGATGGCTTTACATAA
- a CDS encoding ATP-grasp domain-containing protein: MNSVLLTDGQLRKTLAAVRSLGKKGVPAYVAETTRCNISAFSRYCKGNLLSPDPAKHSRAYAEWLAETMARKQIDILFPMDDRALAAVMKHADLFANGPRMVLPEKDSWEKAADKGKAVEIARQCQVPIPATFAPKNPDQVADLIARLPEPLVIKPRRSSGSRGIRVVKKRELLEQYFQVHAKYPFPLIQEYIPPGERFDVCLLYDFAGRLKASFVQRELRHFPVAHGPSTLQESVRRPDLLELSLRIMDKLPWRGIVELEFMVDPRDGAAKFMEINPRFWNSLQTAILSGIDFPWMLYQIACGEKTEETRGYKEGVLCRNLLPGDMLHYLANPHRGKLTPGFWRGPGRGVADDILSRDDPLPAFGFMLACLRYIADPKAWNMVISRS; this comes from the coding sequence ATGAATTCGGTATTGTTGACGGACGGACAGCTGCGCAAAACATTAGCCGCCGTGCGCTCGCTGGGTAAAAAAGGAGTCCCGGCGTACGTTGCGGAAACGACGCGCTGCAATATTTCCGCTTTTTCCAGGTATTGCAAAGGAAATTTGCTTTCGCCCGATCCGGCGAAACATTCGCGCGCATACGCGGAATGGCTCGCGGAAACGATGGCGCGCAAACAGATCGATATTTTGTTTCCGATGGATGACCGGGCGCTCGCCGCAGTCATGAAGCATGCGGATTTGTTCGCAAATGGGCCGCGGATGGTGCTGCCGGAAAAGGACAGTTGGGAAAAGGCGGCGGATAAAGGCAAAGCGGTGGAAATTGCGCGGCAATGCCAGGTCCCGATACCTGCCACCTTTGCTCCGAAAAATCCGGACCAAGTCGCGGATTTAATTGCGCGCTTGCCGGAACCGCTTGTCATCAAGCCCCGCCGCAGTTCCGGTTCCCGGGGAATTCGGGTCGTAAAGAAGCGGGAGTTGCTTGAGCAATATTTTCAGGTGCACGCAAAATATCCTTTTCCGCTCATCCAGGAATATATTCCGCCTGGCGAAAGGTTCGATGTATGTTTGCTGTATGATTTTGCCGGGCGCCTGAAAGCGAGTTTCGTGCAGCGGGAACTGCGCCATTTTCCCGTCGCGCACGGACCGAGCACCTTGCAGGAAAGCGTACGCCGCCCCGATTTGCTTGAGCTTTCGCTGCGCATCATGGACAAGCTGCCCTGGCGGGGGATTGTGGAACTGGAATTTATGGTGGACCCAAGAGACGGCGCGGCAAAATTTATGGAAATCAACCCGCGTTTTTGGAACTCGCTGCAGACGGCGATCTTGTCCGGAATTGATTTTCCCTGGATGTTGTACCAGATCGCCTGCGGCGAAAAAACGGAAGAAACGCGCGGCTATAAAGAAGGCGTGCTTTGCCGGAACTTGCTGCCCGGCGATATGCTGCACTATCTGGCAAACCCGCATCGCGGAAAACTTACGCCCGGATTTTGGCGCGGTCCGGGGCGGGGAGTGGCGGATGATATCCTGTCGCGGGACGATCCGCTGCCCGCTTTCGGATTTATGCTTGCCTGTTTGCGTTATATTGCGGATCCCAAGGCGTGGAACATGGTGATCAGCCGATCATGA